The Paroedura picta isolate Pp20150507F chromosome 6, Ppicta_v3.0, whole genome shotgun sequence genome segment tttggccgaaattaaagggaactggcgaacagggggttgtgttgtgcttggggacttaggggagattTAAAgcgcttctgtggagggactgtagctggagaagcctcgctgggtgaatcaagcctcgctggttcgttgctttccctgctccgagggaaaaaaatggcgatcgcttcgccggaagttcagcggagagagccagggggagggactttgttgcagccgctacactgggaacgcacaggtctttttacaagtgttgcaggttgttggcaagagtgtagcgattttctgagggtgaatccacttttcctgattccccagaaatcgctacaacgaagcgattttggcgctagtgttgcaggagtgttgcagattgctcacgacgtcatgcggaatgtagttttagtggcgaaaacaaaatgtaagactagtgctatagtaaactcgtgcggaatggccctagcaGTTACAGATTAGCAATTACAGAAATTGCACAAATATGCCATTATTAACATAAGTTAATATGttaaagcctgaataaataacataagagactttttattttcttatgctttattaagccactggatagattctgtctctccttcgtcactattttggaatcgtccatttttttcgtATATAGAAAGTTTAGCAGGCGCAGTGTGGCGCTCAGGTTTGCCAAACACACCtgggtcataaaatcatagaatcatagaatcatagagttggaagggccctccagggtcatctagtccaaccccctgcactatgcaggacactcacatcacaatcgctcctccactgtcacctgccccacccccttgagccatcacagaatcagcctctccgtcagatggctctccagcccctgtttaaaaatctccaaagatggagaacccaccacctcccgaggaagcctgttccactgagaaaccgctctgactgtcaggaacttcttcaggatgtttagattgaatttcttttgaatttgaattaatttcattccggATGAAATTATCATAAATGAAATTATCATTATCTATCataaatcctagaatcctagagttggaagggacctcctaggtcatctagtccaacccctggcactatgcaggacacgatGCAGGGTCCTTACTGGGCTTGGACCTCTGGGCTTGCTAAGAGTCTTGAAGCTGTCATAAGtctggaggaggaaaaggggggcGGCCACAAAGATGACGGTGGGTTTTGCCATGGATGTTGTTGGCGTGGCAAGAGATGGCAAGGCTGGCAGAGTGCTGGGTGAAGCCTTGTCTGTTGCCCAAATCACAGGACAAGGCAGCCCTTTCAGACTTCACCCGGAAGATGACCTAGTGGTTGATACTGAAGTCACAGCCATCTTGCCGCTGGCACTGTGGTCAGCTTCTGTGCTTTATCTATTTGCTTCTTGCTTCATGGTGGCTGGGACCACCAAtggcttacaccaggggtaggcaacctgtggtcctccagatgtccatggactacaattcccacgagcccctgccagtgtttgctggcaggggctcatggggattgtagtccatgctcatctggaggaccacaggttgcctacccctggcttacactgttctcctccCCGCCATCTTGAATGCCCACTGGCATCAGGTCCCACCTTGGAGTGTTTTGTGGAAGAAAGGCCTCAGAACCTGCTCCCGGATTTGCCGGGTTTTCATGCCGTAGATGATGGGGTTGAGCAGGGGGGGCACAAGGAGGTAAAGGTCGGCCAGCAGGATGTGGACGTGTGTTGGGATGTTGTGTCCCCAGCGCTGGGTGTAAAAGGAGAAAAGTCCAGGGGTGTAGAAGATGAGGATGACACAGATATGAGAGGCACACGTGCCGAAGGACTTCAGACGGGCCTCCCTTGAAGAAAGCCCCACGACGGCCCGAAGGATGAAGCCGTAGGAGAGGGCAATGAGGACGGAATCGGAGCCCACCACAAAGGTGGCCGCGGTGATCCCATAGATGTGGTTGGGCGTGGTGTCTCCACAGGCCAGCTTGACTACTGCCATGTGCTCGCAGTAGGAGTGGGCGATGACGTTGGAGCCGCAGTAGGGCAGACTGCTCACCAGGCAGGTCAAGGGGGTCATGAATCCAATGCCCCGAAGGAAGGCCACCCAGGCCACCTTGGCGATGGCAGACCTCGTGAGGATGGCCGTGTAACGTAGAGGGGCACAGATGGCCACATAGCGGTCAAAGGCCATGGCGAGCAGGACCCCCGACTCCACCGCAGAGAATCCGTGGATGAAGAACATTTGCACGATGCAGGCTCTGAAGCCGATGGTGTGCGAGTGGAACCAGAAGATGCCAAGGATCTTGGGCACGGTGGACGTGCAGAGCACCAAGTCGATCACGGCCAACATGCAGAGGAAGCTGTACATGGGCAGGTGCAAGCTGGGCTCCCTCTTCACCACTGCAAGGATGGTGACGTTCCCCAGCAGGGCGATGATGTACATGGAGCAGAAGGGGAAGGCGATCCAGAAGTGGGCGGCCTCCAGCCCCGGAATCCCCACCAAGATGAAGACGGGGGGGCTGGAGTGGTTGTACTGCAGCATCACTGGGGCCTGGATTCTGGAACCGTTTCACCACCTGCATGACAACCACAGAGACCgttaagaccctcagaagagcgcTGCTGGGTCAGAGCTGGGaaagcagctcttcctcctccccctccccctcctctttctgaGCAGGATGACTAAAGCAGTGGCACTTGGCTTCCTGAGGCGCACCAATCTCTCTCCTGCTTTCCAACCTCTTTGGAGGATAACtgtaccctccctcccccatggccagacGGTCAGTGGCCAGCAGGGCAGGATCCCACCCCCATCAGCCCCCCCCACCCATGCCAAAGACGTCCACCAGAGATAGAAACGCGACATGATGTTTCCTCACCTCTTTGAAAAATCCCATCCAAGCGACCATCTCTGATCCAGACCTCCCCGGCTTGCAAGAAACACATTCTTTCATCAGGCAGGTAGCTCATTGCGGACTCCCAACTCTAGactgctgggaaatccctggagaatttgggagtggctctggggtgggggaggcagcatTTGTGGTGAGGCCTCACTGGGGCACAATAGCCGTCTtctcctctgtagtctggaggttgcttgggttgtaatcccaggagaactcctggccctgcctggaggttggccaccttaAGCACTGCTGAGACACCTGCTCCTCCAGGTCTTTGGAAGAACGAGCAAAAGGACGGTGGCTCTCCTGTCCCTAAGCCCTCCTAGGCAAGCTTCCCTGGCCCCCTGTGCACGGCCGCTGCCCCCTCGCGCTGCCTCTAACCTCTTGGCTTTCTGCTCTGCCCTTCCATCCGGACTCCCCCTTCAGCGCAAGGCTCCCTCTGAGCTGGCTGTAGGAGGAGCTGCCTGGCTGCATCACCTGGGCCTGACCACTGTGGCACGGGCCATGCGCTCTTGGGCCTTGGGGGCTGCACATGAATGCTGCTTCCAGCCACAATGGACAGTTGGATGCATTTTATACACTGAGCTAAAACATCAGAGGGAGGGCAGGTCCACTGAGCTCAAGAGACTACCCCCATTAACAGAGGGTGAAGTTGTTTTGTGTACTCtgtttttcactccctgaaggagtctccaagcggcttccgatcacctccccttcctctccccacaacagacaccctgtgaggtggatggggctgagagagctctgagggaactgggactggcccaagggcacacagctggccgcatgtggaggaggagcggggaatcacacccggttcTCCGTATTAGAGGCTACGAAGCCCTGCTGGCTCTCTTGAGCTGCAAATTGGGCATCCACATCATGATACAGCTATGtgctgggaaaagttgaaggcagcaggataaGAGATGGACTGACCCCCTCCAGGACGCTGTGACCCCCACTCTGCAAGACCCAAAGTAGGGAACATAGAAAGTGTGGGGGGATATAAAT includes the following:
- the LOC143840536 gene encoding olfactory receptor 52P1-like, with the protein product MLQYNHSSPPVFILVGIPGLEAAHFWIAFPFCSMYIIALLGNVTILAVVKREPSLHLPMYSFLCMLAVIDLVLCTSTVPKILGIFWFHSHTIGFRACIVQMFFIHGFSAVESGVLLAMAFDRYVAICAPLRYTAILTRSAIAKVAWVAFLRGIGFMTPLTCLVSSLPYCGSNVIAHSYCEHMAVVKLACGDTTPNHIYGITAATFVVGSDSVLIALSYGFILRAVVGLSSREARLKSFGTCASHICVILIFYTPGLFSFYTQRWGHNIPTHVHILLADLYLLVPPLLNPIIYGMKTRQIREQVLRPFFHKTLQGGT